Part of the Oncorhynchus masou masou isolate Uvic2021 chromosome 24, UVic_Omas_1.1, whole genome shotgun sequence genome is shown below.
GGAATCTAGCTTTACACCCAGATTGGAAACGGACAGGCTGACGACACCGCTCACATCGAGTgggcgagcgttgcaaaatatttttttacatctatattattcaattattgcacccacactgctcgcgcgcgccaacgagcgtctgcgttgccaagagCTAAAATAGatgtcagttctatttctgacgcagatcgcgctgcaagtcctgtctttcccctgtcctcattggtttatagaagcaggtacccacgtgccatctcctcattggttatacccacgtgggggATTGAAAGACAAAATAGgtcggtggcggtaatgcacatcatttatgaaagttgccaatcgtaatataaagtcaagagaagaaaaagcctagaaggaggagagatgactagaaacgactCGGTTTACCATtctatgtgtggattaattggaggagtagaggaccttgtgcatttcaggtaaaatgtttatatcccaggacaaattaactagcaacagcaagctagctaaattggacaaattagctagcaagtgcaagctagctagctaaattgccataaatgtttaatgcttttcgacctatCCCCAAATTCacataattggttcagagtttattTTGATATTTGAACCtgtgtgtcgtgatcgcgtttgacaaaatacatttatgcacgatggcacacgatggcgcacgcacgcagccggtttgggttccgtgtaagggggagggagggatgttcTGTCCTGCGATGATGAGGTGTGTTATTGTAACTTTCACATGTAAAGTACAATGTTTAGCAAGTGTGAGTGAGAGTTGAAGACCCAGTCAGTTGTTTTTATGAATCCCTGTATGATGTCACCTTCCTTATGTTCACCTCATCACATGTATTAGGTCATCTACTTTAAAAAAGAGAATTGCAGAACTATTATTTCCGTTATATCACAATTATTGTACTGAATGTAAAAACATTGTTTACAtgtattttaattttttacaCAGGAGAGCAGACAGTGGTCCTCCTCCCAcgatccccatctccatccaaGCGTTACTTCCCCATCCCCCTGGACTCGCTAGAAGACCAGTTCCGGATATGCTCGGCAGATGACTGCAAGCTTTTCAGAGAGGAGTTCAATGTGGGTTCCTTTTCATACAACACATAGTAGTCACAGTAGTGTGATACCTTCATTTGTTAATGCTAATAATGTCATGTAGAGTTTATAGTTGTTACATCCTATGCTGCATGTATGAGGGTTACATTAATGGCTTCATAGTTTGATCccctgtgttgtgtctgtgtagtCACTGCCCTGTGGCTACCAGCACAGCTCATTTGAGGAGGCTAGCAGGGTGATCAACAGGGACAAGAACAGATATCCAAACATCCTACCATGTGAGTGATGGAATTGTTATAGGAATACATTTTGCAACCATTAAACCCACTTAAGAGAGCTAGAAATAAAATTATAACATGTAATGAAATAATTCTAAACAGGACACCTTTTTTCCTAGTATAATTTTGTCTCTTTTGACATTTTCAACAGATGACCATTCCAGAGTGTTGTTAACTCAAATCGATGGATATTCTTGTACGGACTACATAAATGCCTCATACATAGATGTGAGTTATATTTACTATGAATTTCATTCCATCCTATTATATATAATTTCAATGCATCCAGTGTTACTTCCTTTCTCATTACGGTCTAATAACTACTGTAACTTGCCAAAACACATTTTCTTTTTCACCAGGGTTATAAAGAGAAGAACAAATTCATTGCAGCTCAAGGTAAATAAGCTATATGCAACATTATTGTAAAATAATGTTTATTGAAAAAAATGTTATTGTAAAAATACTGTACTACTAGTGGATTCATTTTTTTTCAATGAACTATTTTATGTAAGTATATGCCATTTTCCAGCACACTAGGCCTACTGTATATCAACAGTATGTCTTCTTACGTTTGTGGTAAGtgtgtcactctctcttttccaTAGGCCCAATGCATGACACTGTGGCAGACTTTTGGCGGATGGTTTGGGAACAGAAGACTGCTACTATAGTGATGCTCACTAAcctgaaagagagaaaagaggtcTCTCACTTTGACTGATCCCTTATCTGCTTATACAACCAGTAAAGAATGTCTTCAGATTTGCTAATGGGATCTCTtgtggaatgatttgacagttcAACATCCTTAGATGTTCTAAAGGGCCTTTGCTAGGCCCCTTCTTGTCTTCTCACACCTCAAGGTTATAGGTTTGACCCTTTCCTAACATTCCCAATCAATACAATATGTCACCCCAAATGACTTGGCATCACATTCCATGGAACCTCAAGGGGCTGATcaataaataacaaaacaaagGGTTTAGCAGCACTAAACAATTTGTTGATAATGCCATCCCAAGGCTTGATTATAATTAGTCTGAGAGTCTCATTAATAGTCTACAACATCAGAGTGATTAACTTATTGACTGACAGACTATCACTTCTGTCAACTCTATCACCTGGTCAGTAATATTAATCCCCATGAAAGTCTCTGCCATTCACATTGGTGAAACTATTCAAATAGTGTCTATTTTGTAATTTTTGCATTGCTGAATGTCCATTTCACCTCTCTTCAGGACAAATGTTACCAGTACTGGCCAGACCAGGGCTGTTGGATGTATGGGAATGTGAGGGTGGCAGCAGAGGACTTTACTGTACTGGTGGACTACACCATGCGCAAGTTCTGTGTACAATATGTAAGTGTCATTGTATGTGCCTACATGACAACCCTGCGTATGATCCCTCACTTATAAAACATGATGCTGTGTGAGACTGTGACCAGGTATTTACTATCAGGACTGAGGATaatacccagatgcagacagttcaaTTCATAGATGTTTATTACAAAAGTGGGTGctggcaaacgacaggtcaagggcaagcagaggtcagtaatccagggcagagtcggtaatgtacagaatggcaggcagggtcagggcaggtagaatggtcaaaaccggaagatctagaaaacagggactagagagaacaggagtacgggaaaaaccacgctggtaggcttgacgagataagacgaactggcaacagacagagatCACCggtataaatgcacaggggataatggggaaaatgAGCGAGACCTGGAGggtggtggagacaagcacaagacaggtgaaatagATCAGTGTGACAATTTGCAGTTTATTATCTAAATGACTGATGTGTTTTCCTGTTGTAAACAGCAGGGGAGTGATGGCCCCAAGGCCCCCTGCCTGGTCACCCAGCTCCACTTCACCAACTGGCCAGACTTTGGGGTGCCCTTCTCCCCCATTGGCATGCTCAAGTTCCTCAAGAAGGTGAAGACGGTCAACCCGTCTTATGCAGGACCCATCGTCGTACACTGCAGGTACTGAACCaggggaggagactggggatTGTAACTGGAAATTCATATCTGCAGGTTGTACGAAATGAAGGCTATCGTGGTTAATATAAACGGTATGATTTGTATAAGTTAACAAGATTACAATGTAAAATCGTTTACTAAAAAAGTATGCCAATCATCTTCCCTTTATTTAGTACTGGTATGGCTGGAATTTCAACGCCTGTGTCATGTCATATGAAACTACTTTACAAAAGGGCATCATGACTGATCTAAGGGGGCACACGGTACACCTGAAACAGCATTTTtctgcaatctagagccataatcatttTGCTTGATTCTATGTATATTTTTGATTAACtctgggtaaaagattgaaaggaatgtgattattatacagtacatttagaTTTGCTTGTTTTTTTAAGGTCTACCCACATTGctggcatgccagctaagatagttagacaagctagctactctaacttgatagCCTGAAATGACATATTGGTAGCTAGTTATGCAGTTGGTGGATTGGGAACCTATCTGAGCTAgataaagccaacttcataaaattgctgGTTGGTTAGTAATATTACTATAtaaagttgaagtcagaagtttacatacaccttagcaaaatacatttaaactcagtttttcacaattcctgacatttaaacagtaaaaatgccctgtcttaggttagttaggatcaccactttattttaagaatatgaaatgtcagaataatagtgataatgatttatttcagcttttatttatttcatcacattcccagtgggtcagaagtgtacatagaCTCAGTTAGTATTTAgaagcattgccttgaaattgatTAACTTGGCTCAAacctttcgggtagccttccacaagcttcccacattaaggtgggtgaattttggccaattcctcctgacagagctggtgtaactttgtcaggtttgttggcctccttgctcgcacaaaatattttcagttctgcacacatattttctatgggattgaggtcagggctttgtgatggccactccaataccttgacattgttgtccttaagccatttttccacaactttggaagtgtgcttggggtcattgtccatttggaagatgttgcttcaatatatccacataattttctttcctcatgaaaccatctattttgtgaagtgcaccagtccctcctgcagcaaagcacccccacaacatgatgctgccacccctgtgattcacggttgggatggggttcttcggcttgcaagcctcaccctttttcctccaaacataatgatggtcattatggccaaacagttcgatttttgtttcatcagaccagaggacatttctccaaaacgtacgCTCTTTGtactcatgtgcagttgcaaaccgtagtctggcttttttatggcggttttggagcagtggcttcttccttgctgagcggcctttcaggttatgtcgattataggactcgttttactgtggatttggatacttttgtacctgtttcctccagcattttcacaaggtgctttgctgttgctctgggattgatttgcacttttcgcaccaaagtacgttcatctctaggagacagaaggcgtctccttcctgagcggtatgacggctgtgtggtcccatggtgtttatacttgcgtactattgtttgtgcagatgaacatggtaccttcatgtgtttggaaattgctcccaaggatataCCAGACTGaggtctgaggtcttggctgatttctttagattttcccatgatgccaagcaaataggaattgagtttgaaggtaggccttgaaaaacatccccagacacacctccaattgactcaaatgatgtcaattagcctatcagaagcttctaaagccatgacttcattttctggaattttgcaagctgttaaaaggcataatcaacttagtgtatgtaaacttctcacccactggaattgtgatacagtgaattataagtgaaataatctgtctttaaacaattgttggaaaaattacttgtgtcatgcgcaaagtagatgtcctaaccgacttgccaaaactatagtttgttaacatgaaaattgtggagtggttgaaaaatgagttttaattatTCCAacctatgtaaacttccaacttgaactgtctatatatattttttttttggggggggggcaaaaatTATACATggccaaaaatatgtggacaccactttaaattagtggattctgctattgcAGCCACACTTGTTGCTTACAGGTGTATAAAAACTAGCACACCGCCATACAGACATTGGACGTAGAATGGTCCGTACTGAAGAGCTCtaactttcaacatggcaccatcatagttcgtcaaatttctgccctgctacagctgccccggtcaactgtaagtgctgttattgtgaagtggaaatgtctagacGCAACAATGACTCAGCCATGGAgtgttaggccacacaagctcacagaacgggaccgctgaatGCTGAACCGCGCAGGATgtgcctgcaggaagggtaccacagtaaggaggaggatgtcttccctgtaattcacagcgttgagattacctgcaaatacaacaagctcagtccgatgatgccgTGACACACCGCCCCATATCTTGACgggccctccacctccaaatcgatccctctccagagtacaggcctcagtgtaacgctcattccttcgacgataaacgtgaatccgaccatcacccctggtgagacaaaaccgcgactcgtcagcgaagagcactttttgccagtcttgtccagcgacggtgggtttgtgcccataggcgacgttgttgccggtgatgtctggtgaggacctgccttacaacaggcctacaagccctcagtccagcctctctcatcctattgcggacagtctgagcgttgatggagggattgtgcgttcctggtgtaactcggacagttgttgttgccatcctgtacctgtccggGGGGTGTGATTTTCGGATGTACCGatgctgtgcaggtgttacacatggtctgccactgtgaggattatcaactgtccgtcctgtctcccagtACCGCTGTCTTGGGTGTCTCACAGTattgacattgcaatttattgccctggccacatctgcagtcctcatgcctccttgcagcatatcTAAGGCtcgttcacgcagatgagtagggaccctgggcatctttcttttggtgtttttccgagtaagtagaaaggcctctttagtgccctaagttttcataactgtgacctttattgcctactgtctgtaagctgttagtgtcttaacgaccattccgcaggtgcatgttcattatttGTTTATGATTCggtgaacaagcatgggaaacagtgtttaaaccctttacaatgaagatctgtgaagttatttggacttttacgaattatctttgaaagattTTCTACTttgtcgaataatagtgaagacttaaactatgaaataccacacATGGAGTAATGTAGTAaccgaaaaagtgttaaacatattaAAATatgtgttatatttgagattcttcgaagtagccaccctttaccttgatgacagttttgcacactcttttggcattctctcaaccagcttcatgaggaatgcttttccaacagccttgaaggagtttgcacatatgctgagcacttgttggctgcttttccttcactctgctgtccaacgcatcccaagccatctcaattgggttgaggtcaggtgattgtggaggccaggttatctgatgcagcactcaatcgctctcctttttggtcaaatagcccttactcagcctggaggtgtgtttggtcattgtccggttgaaaaacaaatgattctacaatgtagaaaatagtacaaatctGAGTAGATGTGTCTAAcattttgaatggtactgtatacatacgtatttttttaaacagaaccAATCTGAGGGGGCACCTTCCCCTATGGGCATGTTGCCTCTGACTGCACCACCGAAGTTAGACACAAGCAGGAACAACTGTGGAAGCAGGTGTTGGCCCTGGGGCTTTGCTCCCTGAATGGGCTTCATTGATTGGTTTCCTTCACCGTATGCTGGTATCCCAGACTGCTCTCTGTGTGACTGGCCCTTCAAACACTGTGGATGTTGGTGGCTTGTAGACCATGTGGCTTTTTAGAATATTTCTTATGGACATGTTGCAATTTAGCACATTTTAGGCCATACCACAATCAAGATTCCTGTCGCTAACTGAGCCATGGAAATACAGTGCATTATCTTTCAATTGAATCATCTAACTTACATTGTCATAGAACTCCGAGGTAAGGTTCACTATTCTGTCCTGTCTCTTGTCTTTCTTCAGTGCTGGTGTAGGAAGGACTGGAACATTTATCGTCATAGACGCCATGATTGACATGATGCATGTAGAGCAGAGGCTGGATGTCTTTGGGTTTGTGACCCGAATACGGGAGCAGCGCTCTCAACTCGTCCAGACTGATGTAAGTGTTTCCTGACATTTCAATGTATTCCTGCAGTACAAACATGCAAAGATGACTCTTTCACCCCATCTCTCACCACTCTGTCTGTATTTCAGATGCAGTACTCATTCATCTATCAGGCTCTGTTGGAGTATTATCTATATGGTGACACAGAGCTGGATGTGTCGTCTCTGGAAGGCCATCTGCAGAAGCTCCACAATACCAGAGCACCCCTCGAAAGGCTGGGCCTAGAAGAAGAGTTCAGGGTAAGGGCCAGTCAAACACTTACTGTATATCTGCTTTCCTAAATTGTCTCACATGTATAGCCACATTCAAATGAGGGTAGCCATCTCTCTTAAGTAGTCCTAATTTcactccatgtcctctcctcagaAACTGACCAATGTACGCATAATGAAGGAGAACATGAGGACCGGAAACCTTCCTGCCAACATGAAGAAGAACCGTG
Proteins encoded:
- the LOC135512313 gene encoding receptor-type tyrosine-protein phosphatase epsilon-like isoform X1 — its product is MWTVLWVQNPKGPVRKRIRLSGCYGLLDQLLNPVSSAWNFTMVLFLTATIITLNNSSHENQTTENPTPQGAHVLSYMLVVSLLLIIIVLPTVYFLRFRNHRKALVTSVDKKIPNGFLEDQGEQTVVLLPRSPSPSKRYFPIPLDSLEDQFRICSADDCKLFREEFNSLPCGYQHSSFEEASRVINRDKNRYPNILPYDHSRVLLTQIDGYSCTDYINASYIDGYKEKNKFIAAQGPMHDTVADFWRMVWEQKTATIVMLTNLKERKEDKCYQYWPDQGCWMYGNVRVAAEDFTVLVDYTMRKFCVQYQGSDGPKAPCLVTQLHFTNWPDFGVPFSPIGMLKFLKKVKTVNPSYAGPIVVHCSAGVGRTGTFIVIDAMIDMMHVEQRLDVFGFVTRIREQRSQLVQTDMQYSFIYQALLEYYLYGDTELDVSSLEGHLQKLHNTRAPLERLGLEEEFRKLTNVRIMKENMRTGNLPANMKKNRVLQIIPYDFNRVILSMKRGQEFTDYINASFIDGYRQKDYFIATQGPLSHTVEDFWRMVWEYRCHSIVMLTELKEREQDKCFQYWPAEGTATFEDYTLELKGDALCDTFTLKDMVLTYGPEKQSRHVRHFHFHGWPEIGIPAEGKGMIDIIASVQRQQQQSGNHPIIVHCSAGAGRTGTFIALSNILERVKAEGLLDVFQTVKSLRMKRPHMVQTVEQYDFCYRVVQDFVDIFSDYANFK
- the LOC135512313 gene encoding receptor-type tyrosine-protein phosphatase epsilon-like isoform X3, whose protein sequence is MVLFLTATIITLNNSSHENQTTENPTPQGAHVLSYMLVVSLLLIIIVLPTVYFLRFRNHRKALVTSVDKKIPNGFLEDQGEQTVVLLPRSPSPSKRYFPIPLDSLEDQFRICSADDCKLFREEFNSLPCGYQHSSFEEASRVINRDKNRYPNILPYDHSRVLLTQIDGYSCTDYINASYIDGYKEKNKFIAAQGPMHDTVADFWRMVWEQKTATIVMLTNLKERKEDKCYQYWPDQGCWMYGNVRVAAEDFTVLVDYTMRKFCVQYQGSDGPKAPCLVTQLHFTNWPDFGVPFSPIGMLKFLKKVKTVNPSYAGPIVVHCSAGVGRTGTFIVIDAMIDMMHVEQRLDVFGFVTRIREQRSQLVQTDMQYSFIYQALLEYYLYGDTELDVSSLEGHLQKLHNTRAPLERLGLEEEFRKLTNVRIMKENMRTGNLPANMKKNRVLQIIPYDFNRVILSMKRGQEFTDYINASFIDGYRQKDYFIATQGPLSHTVEDFWRMVWEYRCHSIVMLTELKEREQDKCFQYWPAEGTATFEDYTLELKGDALCDTFTLKDMVLTYGPEKQSRHVRHFHFHGWPEIGIPAEGKGMIDIIASVQRQQQQSGNHPIIVHCSAGAGRTGTFIALSNILERVKAEGLLDVFQTVKSLRMKRPHMVQTVEQYDFCYRVVQDFVDIFSDYANFK
- the LOC135512313 gene encoding receptor-type tyrosine-protein phosphatase epsilon-like isoform X2 → MWTVLWVQNPKGPVRKRIRLSGCYGLLDQLLNPVSSAWNFTMVLFLTATIITLNNSSHENQTTENPTPQGAHVLSYMLVVSLLLIIIVLPTVYFLRFRNHRKALVTSVDKKIPNGFLEDQGEQTVVLLPRSPSPSKRYFPIPLDSLEDQFRICSADDCKLFREEFNSLPCGYQHSSFEEASRVINRDKNRYPNILPYDHSRVLLTQIDGYSCTDYINASYIDGYKEKNKFIAAQGPMHDTVADFWRMVWEQKTATIVMLTNLKERKEDKCYQYWPDQGCWMYGNVRVAAEDFTVLVDYTMRKFCVQYGSDGPKAPCLVTQLHFTNWPDFGVPFSPIGMLKFLKKVKTVNPSYAGPIVVHCSAGVGRTGTFIVIDAMIDMMHVEQRLDVFGFVTRIREQRSQLVQTDMQYSFIYQALLEYYLYGDTELDVSSLEGHLQKLHNTRAPLERLGLEEEFRKLTNVRIMKENMRTGNLPANMKKNRVLQIIPYDFNRVILSMKRGQEFTDYINASFIDGYRQKDYFIATQGPLSHTVEDFWRMVWEYRCHSIVMLTELKEREQDKCFQYWPAEGTATFEDYTLELKGDALCDTFTLKDMVLTYGPEKQSRHVRHFHFHGWPEIGIPAEGKGMIDIIASVQRQQQQSGNHPIIVHCSAGAGRTGTFIALSNILERVKAEGLLDVFQTVKSLRMKRPHMVQTVEQYDFCYRVVQDFVDIFSDYANFK